In one window of Hevea brasiliensis isolate MT/VB/25A 57/8 chromosome 10, ASM3005281v1, whole genome shotgun sequence DNA:
- the LOC131169598 gene encoding uncharacterized protein LOC131169598 — translation MTVFGNSGAGKQVFPINYQAEVSQLLVDASHRDDFKLACECVSDPSVDVNFIGTVSLKAKRTEVLLRDELPHEVRVEYEEFKTDVTSLFLAAHAGNLTLVRKLLSVGANVNQKLFRGYATTAAVREGHLNVLEVLVKAGCCPKNSPRGG, via the exons ATGACCGTGTTTGGTAACTCCGGCGCCGGAAAACAAGTCTTCCCTATCAATTACCAAGCCGAAGTTTCACAGCTTCTCGTTGACGCATCGCATCGTGATGACTTTAAGCTAGCATGCGAGTGTGTCTCCGATCCTTCTGTGGACGTGAACTTCATCGGAACGGTGAGCTTGAAGGCGAAGAGGACAGAGGTTTTACTGCGTGATGAGTTGCCACATGAAGTTCGCGTCGAATATGAGGAGTTCAAGACCGATGTCACCTCTCTGTTCCTCGCTGCTCATGCCGGAAATTTAACGCTCGTCAGGAAGTTGCTG AGCGTCGGAGCCAATGTGAATCAGAAATTGTTTCGGGGCTATGCCACAACTGCAGCAGTAAGGGAAGGGCATTTGAATGTATTAGAGGTGCTTGTGAAAGCTGGGTGTTGTCccaaaaatagtccaagaggagggtga